The Hypnocyclicus thermotrophus nucleotide sequence ATGACAAATCTAATGAGGAATTCATTTAGTTTATGGCAATACGGTCCTGGTGGAGCTGCATCAATTGTATTAATGTTATTAGTATTGTTACTTGTTATGGTTTGGTTAAAAATATTTAAAGATTCAATTACAATAGAATAAAGGTGGGAATATGGATTATAAAACTAAAAGAAAAATAAAAAGAATAGCTTCACAAGTACTGTTGTGGATAGCTGTAATAATAGTAATTTTTCCTATTGTATATCTAGTTGCTATATCAGGTTCTACAAGTAATAGTATACGTACAGGAACAGAATTTCAGCATATATCGATTCATAGATATATAAAAAATTTCATAGAAATGCAAAAAAATGCTAATTTTTTTAATTATTTTAAAAATAGTTTAATAGTAATAACAATAACGACGTTTATTGCATTGACACTTTCTATATTTGCAGGATATGCATTAGCAAAATTTAAATTTCCAGGTTCAAATCTATTTGGGATAACTATGCTTAGTACGCAGCTTATTCCTCCAACATTAATTCTTATACCAATGTATTTAATATTCATTACTATTCAAAGAACAATAGGATTACAATTGATTGATACATATTACGGGCTTATAATTCCATATGTTGCAATTTTTACACCTATGAGTATATGGGTTATGAGAGGATTTTTTGCAAATTTACCTAGCGAGCTAGAAGAAGCAGCAAGAATAGATGGATGTAGTAGATTTCAAGCATTTAGACTTATTATGTTGCCTCTTGCAACACCAGGAATTATAGCGACAGGTATATTTATATTTCTTACTGCGTGGGATGAATTGATGTTAGCTAGTGTTCTAACAACATCTGCAAAAGTTCAAACAATACCTATTGGTATAAGATTATTTATAGGAAGAATTCAAAATAGATTTGATTTGACAATGATGGCTGCTTTAGTAATAACTATTCCAGTTGCTATAATATTCTTTGCACTTCAAAAATATTTTGTACAAGGAATGACAGCTGGAGCTGTAAAAGGATAGAAAAGGAGCTTGTATGGACCATGTAATAAAAAAAAATATAAAAAAAAGTAATAAATTTAAAAGAAAATTAATTGTAAAATTATTTATATTATTATTAAGTTTTTTTATTCCAATATCATTTATTACATTAAGAATTGTTTCAAATAATATAGAAAAAAGTATATATAACTCTAATGATAATAATATTCAAAATATTAATACTTTATTAAATACCACTATTGAAAATGTATCTACAATTGCTACTTTAGTAGCAAATAATCCTATAATATCTTCGTTTCAAACATTAGATATGGGAAAATTAACATTAAAATATACAGAAAAATTTCCATATATTTCCAATATAGTAGTATTTAAGTATTCACTTAATAAATTAAAAGAAGTAAGTAGAGTAAATGGTTCAGTTAAAGCAGATTTTTCAGAAAAAACAATAGATGCAATGTATGATAAGAAAAAAAATAAAATTTT carries:
- a CDS encoding carbohydrate ABC transporter permease; its protein translation is MDYKTKRKIKRIASQVLLWIAVIIVIFPIVYLVAISGSTSNSIRTGTEFQHISIHRYIKNFIEMQKNANFFNYFKNSLIVITITTFIALTLSIFAGYALAKFKFPGSNLFGITMLSTQLIPPTLILIPMYLIFITIQRTIGLQLIDTYYGLIIPYVAIFTPMSIWVMRGFFANLPSELEEAARIDGCSRFQAFRLIMLPLATPGIIATGIFIFLTAWDELMLASVLTTSAKVQTIPIGIRLFIGRIQNRFDLTMMAALVITIPVAIIFFALQKYFVQGMTAGAVKG